Proteins found in one Terribacillus sp. DMT04 genomic segment:
- a CDS encoding response regulator transcription factor yields the protein MAQKVLIVDDEESIVTLLQFNIERAGFETETAFDGMTGLQKALQNTYDIIVLDLMLPELDGTEVCKQLRQKQIDTPILMLTARDEELDKVLGLELGADDYLTKPFSPKEVVARIKAILRRTNKNDSFMDSGEIKISGLSIFPDQYEASINGDSLSFTRKEFELLMYLARNKGRVMSRDQLLSSVWNYDFVGDTRIVDVHISHLREKIEPDSKHPVFIKTIRGLGYKMEEPQ from the coding sequence ATGGCACAAAAAGTACTAATTGTAGATGACGAAGAATCTATTGTAACGTTATTACAGTTCAATATAGAAAGAGCCGGATTCGAAACAGAGACAGCTTTCGACGGTATGACTGGTCTGCAGAAGGCATTGCAAAATACATATGACATTATTGTGCTTGATTTGATGCTGCCGGAACTGGATGGCACAGAAGTTTGTAAGCAGCTGCGTCAAAAGCAAATTGATACTCCAATTCTAATGCTGACTGCACGTGACGAAGAACTGGACAAGGTATTAGGTCTTGAGCTTGGTGCAGATGACTATCTTACAAAACCATTCAGTCCAAAAGAAGTGGTCGCACGAATTAAAGCTATTCTGCGCCGAACAAACAAAAATGATAGTTTTATGGATAGCGGTGAAATTAAGATTTCGGGCTTGTCTATTTTTCCTGATCAATATGAAGCATCCATTAACGGTGATTCTTTAAGTTTCACCCGCAAAGAATTTGAACTTTTAATGTATTTGGCGAGAAACAAAGGCCGGGTTATGTCGCGTGACCAGCTTCTCAGCTCTGTATGGAATTATGACTTTGTTGGCGATACACGTATTGTAGACGTTCATATTAGTCATTTGCGTGAAAAGATTGAACCTGATTCCAAGCATCCTGTGTTTATTAAAACAATTCGCGGTTTGGGCTATAAGATGGAGGAGCCGCAATAA
- the pnpS gene encoding two-component system histidine kinase PnpS — MRRSSYGIVVYGSLILLIFAAIGFILMQITSEWFILWSVLLIGAALITSVLYRLQERYIKPVSMTAAVAEELVKGNYKARNYENFYGDAGRLIRSVNQIARNLHELELLEKMQEDQLETVIDNMESGLMLVDERGYVHLVNRKFLSVFGGKDKDYIGHVYHDTISQSDIHHVVSEAFLYEEKVRDAFILQREKEKRFFEIVAAPIFNDSYDLKGAVLVFYEITELKRVEEMRKDFVANVSHELKTPLTSIRGFSETLLEDGALEDRELTERFLTIINNESQRLQALVKDLLELSRLEKDELQIRMERLDFRTMVDTIMPIIEQHAESKQIQVQLELPDSVIMRGDEDRLKQLVINLMNNAVNYTSSNGSVRLQLTQSNDSVFAEISDTGLGIPEDSLDRIFERFYRVDKARSRNTGGTGLGLAIVKHVVEAHGGTISVSSEVNKGTTFSIRLPKALG; from the coding sequence ATGCGTCGCAGCTCTTATGGGATTGTCGTGTATGGATCACTTATTTTGCTGATCTTTGCGGCAATCGGTTTTATCCTTATGCAAATCACTTCTGAGTGGTTTATCCTTTGGAGTGTCTTGCTAATAGGCGCTGCGTTGATCACATCTGTGCTTTACCGGCTGCAAGAGCGCTATATCAAACCCGTTTCCATGACTGCTGCCGTAGCAGAAGAGCTAGTGAAGGGCAATTACAAGGCTAGGAATTATGAGAATTTCTATGGAGATGCCGGCCGGCTGATTCGCTCGGTGAATCAGATTGCACGAAATCTCCACGAACTAGAATTGCTGGAAAAGATGCAGGAAGACCAGCTGGAGACAGTGATCGACAATATGGAAAGCGGTTTGATGCTTGTGGACGAAAGAGGATATGTTCATCTGGTCAATCGCAAATTTCTGTCTGTATTTGGCGGGAAAGATAAGGATTATATCGGTCATGTCTATCACGACACTATTTCCCAAAGTGATATCCATCATGTTGTATCCGAGGCGTTCCTTTACGAAGAGAAAGTCCGCGATGCTTTCATCTTGCAGCGGGAAAAGGAAAAACGCTTTTTTGAAATTGTTGCTGCGCCAATTTTTAATGATTCCTATGACTTAAAAGGCGCGGTACTTGTATTCTATGAGATTACAGAGTTGAAACGGGTAGAAGAGATGCGTAAGGACTTTGTTGCTAATGTATCACATGAGCTTAAAACGCCATTGACATCTATTCGCGGTTTTTCAGAAACGCTGCTGGAAGATGGAGCGTTGGAGGACCGAGAACTTACCGAGCGCTTTCTTACTATCATTAACAACGAGAGTCAGCGACTTCAAGCATTGGTAAAAGACTTGCTTGAGCTTTCGCGGTTGGAAAAGGATGAACTGCAGATACGAATGGAGCGTCTGGACTTCCGTACGATGGTTGATACAATCATGCCAATTATTGAACAGCATGCGGAAAGTAAGCAAATCCAAGTGCAGTTAGAACTGCCGGATAGCGTAATCATGCGAGGAGACGAAGATCGCTTGAAGCAGCTTGTTATCAATCTTATGAATAACGCAGTGAATTACACGTCGTCAAATGGCAGCGTGAGGCTGCAACTCACCCAATCTAATGATAGCGTTTTTGCTGAAATATCCGATACAGGGCTCGGTATACCAGAAGATTCACTTGATCGGATATTCGAGCGATTTTATCGGGTTGATAAGGCGCGCAGCCGGAATACCGGCGGAACCGGACTCGGACTTGCTATCGTCAAGCACGTCGTCGAGGCGCATGGAGGTACCATATCGGTCAGCAGTGAAGTAAATAAAGGTACGACATTTTCCATCCGTCTGCCAAAAGCACTTGGCTAA